The region CCCTGGAGGAGATCGAGAAGGGGGAGGAGGGGAACTACGCGGGGCTGACCGCCCGGATCGGGAAGTTCACCCACTATTTCCAGAACCGGGGAAGGGAACGCTTCGAGATCTGGCTGGCCCGGTCCGGGAAGTATTCCGAGATGATGCGGCGGATCCTGGCGCAATACGGGCTCCCCGGGGACCTGGTCTACCTGGCGCTGATCGAAAGCGGGTTCTCCCCGAAGGCCTACTCGGTGGCGCGAGCCGCGGGCCCCTGGCAGTTCATCGCCGGCACCGCCCGGCGGTACAAGCTTCGGGTGGACTGGTGGGTGGACGAGCGGCGCGACTACGAGAAGGCGACCCATGCGGCGGCCTCCTACCTTCGGGACCTCTACGGGATGTTCGATTCTTGGCCGCTGGCCGCGGCCGCCTACAACGCCGGGGAGATGAGGATCAAGAAGGCGGTGGCCCGCTACAAGACCGACGACTACGCGCAGCTGATCCGCCACCGGTATCTCTCCAGGGAGACGAAGGACTACGTCCCGAAGATGCTGGCCGCCTTGAGCATCGCCAAGGAGCCGGAGCAGTACGGGTTTGGGGATGTCCAATACGAGGACCCGCTGGAATTCGACCGGGCGACCGTACCGGGCGGCACCGACCTGGCGGCGCTGGGCAGGATCCTCGGCGTGGAGGCCGGGTCGCTGCGGGAGTGGAACCCGGAGCTGCGGCGGTTCTGCACCCCCCCGAACCGGGAGGAATACGAGATCCGGCTTCCGAAGGGATTCGGCCCGGTCGCCGCGGAGCGGATGGAAGAGATCCGCAGCGCGGCGAAGGTGACCTTCCTCTCTCACCCGGTGCGGAGGGGGGAGACGCTCGCCTCCCTGTCCGGCAAGTACGGCACTCCCGTTTCCGTGCTGCACGAGATCAACGGTCTCCGCGGGGATTCCCTGAGCCGGGTTCCCCGCGTGATCGTTCCGGTGACCGGCCTCTCCGAGGAGGATTCGGTCCCCGGGAAGGAGATCTCACCCGACCAGCTCCGGCTCGCGCACATGCGGGTGGACGAGGGGTACCGGAAGGGCCGGACGGTGCGGGTCCGCAAGGGCGACACCCTGTCGAAGATCGCCCGGCAGGCGGGGGTGTCGGTCCGGTCGCTGATGCGTGCTAACGGGATCCAGGAGGCCGGCATGATCCGCGCCGGGAGCCTGATCCGGATTCCCCGGGAGTCCTGACCTGCCCCGTTCGACCGTACCGATCTACCTGGACAACGCCGCAACGTCCCTGCCCAAGCCCGGAGGCGTCGCCGCGGCGGTCGCCGCGGCGATCCAACGCGCCGGAAATCCGGGGCGGTCCGGGCATGCCCTGTCCATCCGGTCGGCGAGGGACCTCTTCCACGCGCGGGAAAAGCTCGCGGAGCTCTTCGGCGGGGCGGACAGCTCCCGATTCGTGTTCACGGAGAACGCCACGGTCGCCCTGAACCTGGCGATCAAGGGGCTGCTTAGGCCGGGGGACCATGCGGTGACCACCTCGGTCGAGCACAACTCGGTAACGCGTCCCCTGCGCAGGATGCAGGAGGCGGGCGTGTCGGTGACCGTGGTCCCGGCGGACTCCACCGGCGCCGTTTCCGCCGGGGCGGTGGCTTCCGCGATCCGCCGGGAGACGCGGCTCGTCTGCCTCGTGCACGCCTCCAACGTGGCCGGGGCGATCCAGCCCGCCGCGGGAGTCGTCCGCGCAGCCCGCCGCGCGGGCGCCTTCACCCTCCTGGACGCCTCCCAGACGGCCGGCTCGATCCCCATCTCCGTCCGGGATCTCCCGGTCGACCTGCTCGCGGCGCCCGGGCACAAGGGGCTGCTGGGGCCCCAGGGAACCGGATTCCTCTACGTGCGGGAGGGGGTGCCGCTCGTTCCGCTGATCGAGGGGGGGACCGGGAGCCGCTCGGAATCGGACCGGCAGCCCGACTTCCTCCCGGACGCTCTCGAGTCGGGGACCCCGAACAGCGTGGGGATCGCCGGGCTGGGCGTCTCCCTTTCCTGGCTGCTTCGGAAAGGGGTGGAGACGGTCCGCCGAAAGGAGGAGACGCACCTGGCGGTTCTGCTGGAGGGGATGGGGCGGATCCCCGGCGTCACGGTCTTCGGTCCGCGCGATCCCTTCCGGCGGATCTCGGTCGTTTCCTTCATCGTCGAGGGAAAGGACTCTGGGAAGGTGGGGCTTCGGCTGGAGAAGGAGTTCGGGATCCTGGTCCGGGCGGGGCTCCACTGCTCGCCCGGCTCCCACCGCACCCTGGGGACCTTCCCGGAAGGAACCGTGCGGGTGAGCCCGGGCCCCTTCACCACGAGGCGGGAGATCGTAGCCTTCCTCGAGGCTCTGCGGAAGATCGCCGGGTCCCGGCGGTAAGGCCTCCCCGGAGCCGGGGGGTCACTTCCTTCCCGCGGCCGCCCTTCCCGCGCGAGTAAGGATGGCGGTGGTGGATCTGCCGGGAAGGAACCGGATCGTCCTCACCTTCCCACCCCTCGCCCGGACGAAGTCGGCCCCGACAATCTCCTTCCCTTTCCAGTCGCCCCCTTTTACCAGGATATCGGGAGCCACCTCCTCGATCAGCGCCGCCGGCGTGTCCTCGGAGAAGACGACCACGAAGGAAACCGCCTGAAGCGAGGCGAGCAGGTAGGCCCGGTCGGCCGCCGGCTGGAGCGGCCGCCCCGCCCCTTTCAGCCGCCGTACGGAGGCGTCGCTGTTCACCCCCACCACGAGGAGGTCGCCCAGGGAGGCCGCTTTCCGGAGGTACTGCGCATGCCCGGCGTGGAGGATGTCGAAGCAGCCGTTCGTGAAGACGAGCCGTTTCCCCCGCCCGCGGAGGCGTTCGCCGAGCCCCCGGACGGACTTCCGGGGAACTACCTTGGCGGCCGGGTCCTGCGGTAGGCCCGCTCGTTCCGGTCCTTTGCGCACGGGATCCTCCTTCTCACCTCGTCGATCCTCCCGGGGTCGACGGTCGCCCTCACGACCGCCTCCTCCTCCCCCCCCTGCGCCAGCCGCTCCCCGAGTGGGGAGAGGACGGCCGACCCCCCGGAATACTGGAACTCCCCGGACCGTCCCACCGCATTCGTCGCCACCACGAAGAGCTGGTTCTCCACGGCGCGCGCGGCGATGAGCAGGTCCCAGTGTTCCTTCCTCGCGGTGGGCCACTGCGCGCTGACGCAGAGCAGGGTCGCACCCTCGAGGAAGTATTTTCGGGAGAGCTCGGGAAACCGGATGTCGTAGCAGATCTGCGGACCGAGGACTCCCACCCGGGTGCGCACGGTCCTCGCCTGCGCCCCCCGCCGGAAATGGAGGTGCTCCCCCGACGGGGTGAAGAGGTGCGCCTTCCGGTATTCCCCGGCGACGATCCCCGTCGCGTCGATCACGTACAGCGTGTTGTACACCGACCGGCCCGACCGCTCGGGGAGGGATCCGGCCAGGACGATCTTCCTCTCCGCGGCGAACCGCCGCAGCTCGTGCAGGATCTCCGGGGTGGATCCGCAGAGGCGGAGAAGGTTGTCGTACGCGAAGCCGGTGCTCCACATCTCGGGCAGGACGCACAGCGACGCCCCCGTTCCGGCCGCCTCCCGCAGGAGGGCAAGGGCCCGGGAGAGGTTCGCCTCGACCTGTCCCATCTCGATCGGGAACTGCAGCGACGCGGCCGTGAATGGCGAGGGCATCCGGTCTCCGTACGGAAGATTCAGGGGACGGCCCGGGAGACCGTCAGGATCACTATATGCTCCGCCCCGGCTCTTTTCAAGGTGCGGGCGCATTCCGCCGCCGTGGCGCCCGAGGTGTACACGTCGTCCAGGAGGAGGATCTCCGGGGGGATCCCCCTACCCGGGGAGACGGCGAACGCCCCCCGGACGTTTCCTTCCCGGAGGGAAAGCGGGAGGGCCGCCTGGGGAAGACGTTCCCGGGTCCGCAGGAGGAGGAGGGGATCGAACGGCCACCCTGCAAGGCGGGCCAGCCTGCCCCCCACCAGCGCGGGGAGGTTGAATCCCCTCCGGAAATATTTCCGGGGAAGGATCGGGACCGGGACGATCACGGGACGGCAACCGTCCGGGAACAGGTCCGCCCACTCCTGCCGTATGGCCGCGAACATTCGCTCCGCGACAGGGCCCGCCGGCGTGGCCATCCCCCCGTATTTCGCGGCCCGGATCGCCTCGCGGACCTCTCCCTCGTAGGGGAAGAGGGAGCGGGCGGCCGCGAAGGGAGGGTCGCCCGGGCAGTCGGCGCAGGCACCGCCCCGCCCGGAACGCACGGGAAATACGACCGCGGAAAAGGCGCCGCACCGGGGGCAGCAGGCTCCCCTCCAGGCGGTCCACCGCGCGACCGATCCGCGGGAAAGCCCGGCCCGCGCGGGAGGAAGGAGGGCTTGCAGCGCCGCGAGCAGGGCCGCCGCGCCGCGGGCGAACCGGGAAAGGTCAGCGGACCGTGGCGGGGATGGCGAATTCCTTCCTGCCGTGGTCGATGGAGTACCCGTTCCAGATGCCGCAGATGGGGCACCGGGGAGTCCACTTGATCGTGATCTCCCCGCATCCGCCGCAGCGGAACGGGATGAGGTACCTGCGCTTGTAGCCGAAGGCGCGCTGGTAGTGCTGGCAGGCGGATTCATAGCGGCCTCTCCGCCGGAACGCCTCCGCAAGCAGGATGTTGACCGACTCGCGCTCCGGCTCCAGCTGCTCCGCCTTCAACAACTGTTCCACCGCCTCGTCGTTCATCTCCAGCCTCAGGAAGAACTTCCCCATGAAGAGGTTCACGTCGTAGTCCGCGGGGTAGTCGCGTTGCAGGTCGGAGTAGCGCGCGATCACGGCGTGCGGCCGCTCGGTCTCCACCCCCATGTCCTCGATCTTGATGAAGAAGACCGGGTTCCGCGTGGCGCGGTATCCCCGCAGGAGAATCTCGGTCGCCTCGTCGATGTTCCCCCGGGAGCGCAGGTGCTCGGCGAAAGCGACATAGGAGGGGGCGAAGCCCGGCTGGTCCTTGATGAGATCCTTCAGGCGGCGTTCCGCGTCGTCGGTCTTCCCGTCGGCCATCCGGCGCACCGCCTTCTCGTACCGGAGGGCGGAAAAGATCTCCTGGTCCGCGGCGGACGCCGACTTTCCCTTGAATTTGACGATCTTCTTCTGGATTTCGTAGGCGGGGACCATCTCCCCGCGGCGGATGTGGATCTCCCGGATCATTTCCCACACCCGCAGGTTCTCCCCCCCGGACCCCTCGACCGTCGAAAGGAGGGAGAGGGCGTTCTCGTCGTCGTTCATTTCGCGGTAGAGGCGGGCGAGGCGGTAGTAGACGAACAGGTCGGACGGGTCGATCTGCTTGATCCGGGTGAGCGCCTTGATCGCCTCGAGGGGGACCTTCCGCTCGGCCTCGACGGTAACCGAAAGCTCGAGCGCCTCCCGGTCCTCGGGATTCACGGAGAGGCTCTTCCCGAGCTCGGTGGCCGCCTCGTCCAGCATCCCGCGCCGGTGGAAATCGGCCGCCTTCGCGACCCGGGCGCGGGCCGCTTCCCGGCGCTGCGCCTGGCGGCGCTCCCTCCAGTTCCGGGAGGCCTCGGTCACGTCCTTCACCATCGTCCCCAGGATCACCATGGCCGCCCCGAGGCAGAAGGAGAGGATGGCGAGCTCGCTGACGGTGACCTCCACCTGGCGCATGGTGGAGTAGAAGAACTGGACATGCTGG is a window of Deltaproteobacteria bacterium GWC2_65_14 DNA encoding:
- a CDS encoding cysteine desulfurase, whose translation is MPRSTVPIYLDNAATSLPKPGGVAAAVAAAIQRAGNPGRSGHALSIRSARDLFHAREKLAELFGGADSSRFVFTENATVALNLAIKGLLRPGDHAVTTSVEHNSVTRPLRRMQEAGVSVTVVPADSTGAVSAGAVASAIRRETRLVCLVHASNVAGAIQPAAGVVRAARRAGAFTLLDASQTAGSIPISVRDLPVDLLAAPGHKGLLGPQGTGFLYVREGVPLVPLIEGGTGSRSESDRQPDFLPDALESGTPNSVGIAGLGVSLSWLLRKGVETVRRKEETHLAVLLEGMGRIPGVTVFGPRDPFRRISVVSFIVEGKDSGKVGLRLEKEFGILVRAGLHCSPGSHRTLGTFPEGTVRVSPGPFTTRREIVAFLEALRKIAGSRR